The following nucleotide sequence is from Bradyrhizobium roseum.
GTGCAGACGGCGAGCTTCTGACATGCGCCCCGGCCGAGGTGCTGCCCATGGCGCAGAGGTATTTCATGTTCTAAAGCGCGATCGGCAAAGGTGGATTCCGGTTTTGCGTCCGATTGTGCTTCTGTACTAAGGTCCCGCCCGGAACCAGCCAAAACAAGTATCCGGGAGGATTTTGAGTGATTTACGTCGTTGCCACGCTGACCATCAAGCCTGAAACGCGCGCCGATTTCATCGCCGCCGCAACCGCCTGCATCGCCGAGACCCGGAAAGAGCCGGGCAATATCGCCTATGACTTGCATGAAAGCGTTACCGATCCCGCCAAGATGGTATTCGTCGAACAGTGGGAAAATGCCGAGGCACTGGGGCCCCACCGCGGCGCCGAGCACATGAAGACCTTCGGCCGCGTCGCCGTGAAATGCATGTCGGCGCCGCCGAAGATCGAAATCATCACGCCCGAAAAGGTCGACGTCCGCTAATCAAGAAAAGCCAAAGGGAGAACGATTCATGATCTACGTGATCGCCACCACGCCGATGAAGCCGGAAAACAAGGACGACTTCATCAAGGGCCACAAGGCCTGCATCGCCGAAACGCTGAAGGAAAAAGGCTGCCTCTCCTATGAAGGCCATGTCAGCGTCAACGACCCCAATCTGTATGTAGTGGTGGAGCGCTGGGAGACCCGCGACGACCTCAATGCGCATGGCAAGGCGCCGCACATGAAGGTGTGGCGGGAATATTCCTCGCAAATGAAGACCGCGCCGACGGTGATCGAGATCATCAGCGACGGCAAGGTGGAGAAGTTTTGATCCCCATGATCCGCGCGACAACAGTCTTGGGCCAGCATCGCTGGACGCAATCCGCGGCCGATACCGTCGTGCTCGATTTCGACGACCGGCACCGGCGGCGGATGGCGATGACGGGAACGCGCGGACTGGAGTTTTTGCTCGACCTGGAGAACGCCGTCGCGCTGCGCGGCGGCGATGCGCTCGTGCTGGAGGATGGCCGGCTGATCGAGGTGGTGGCCGCCGCCGAGCCGCTGCTTGAAATCCGCGGCGCGGATCCATTGCATCTGGTCCGCGTCGCCTGGCATCTCGGCAACCGCCATCTGCCGACGCAGATCATGCCAAAAGGCCTGCGGATCCGCAGGGATCACGTCATCGAGGCGATGGTCAAGGGACTGGGCGCACGTATCATCGAGATCGAGGCGCCGTTCGATCCCGAGGGCGGCGCGTATGCGCAGCCGGCCCATGATCACGCCGCGCATGACCATGGTCACCATCATCATGATGATCATCACCACGGCGACGACCACCACCATCATCACGACGAACATTGCGACCACGATCACCACCACCACGATCATTCCCATGCTCATGACCACAAGTGAGCCCGCGCCGCCCGATGTGGGCGGCGGCATGAATGCGGATGAGGCGGCGGCGCTCTATCGCCTGATGACCTGGCTGTCGCCGTCGTTTCCGGTCGGGGCATTCTCCTATTCCAGCGGCATCGAATGGGCGGTGGAGGCGGGCGACATTTCGGATGCCGCGTCGCTGCGCGGCTGGCTGGCCGCGATGCTCGGCGAGGGCTCGGGCTTTTGCGACGCGGTGTTTCTGGCGCAGGCGCACCGCGTCGGATCGATCGGGGACGACGTGGCGCTGCGCGAGATTGCCGAACTCGCCGCCGCTTTCGTGCCCTCGCGCGAACGCCAGCTCGAGACCACGACGCAGGGCCGCGCCTTCATCGAGATCGCGCGCTCGGCCTGGACCTGTGACGGGCTCGATGAACTGGTCGCCGCCTGCGATGGCCCGATCGTCTATCCCATAGCGGTCGGTCTCGTCAGCGCAGCCCACGGGCTGCCGGTTGCGCCGGCGCTGCATGCCTTCCTGCATGCGGTGGTGTCGAACTGGATTTCCGCCGGCGCGCGGCTGGTGCCGCTCGGGCAGACCGACAGCCAACGCATTCTCGCTGCGTTGGAGACCGATGTCGCCACCACGGCGAAGCGCGCGCTCGCAGCGTCGCTCGACGACCTCGGCAGCGTCACCTTCCGCGCCGATCTCGCCAGCCTCCGGCACGAGACGCAATATACGAGGTTGTTCCGGTCATGATGGGGCGCACTCTCGCGTCGTCCCTGCGAACGCAGGGACCCGTACCGCGTGATCCATCGATCAGGCAGGACGGGCGACGCCGTTTGCAACAACCATGGACGGTGGTTATGGATCCCTGCGTTCGCAGGGACGACATGAGAGAGGGCTGCACACATGTCTAACTCCCACGGTCCACTTCGCATCGGCGTCGGCGGCCCCGTCGGCTCCGGCAAGACCGCGCTGATGGACCTGCTCTGCAAGTCGATGCGCGAGCGCTACGACATCGCCGCAATCACCAACGACATCTACACCAAATGGGATGCGGAGTTTCTGGTGCGCTCTGGCTCCTTGACGCCGGACCGCATCGCCGGCGTCGAGACCGGCGGCTGCCCGCACACGGCAATCCGCGAGGACGCCTCGATGAATCTCGCCGCGGTCGCCGACATGCGGGCGAAATTCCCTGATCTCGACCTGGTGCTGATCGAATCCGGCGGCGACAATCTCGCCGCGACGTTTTCCCCCGAACTTGCCGATCTCACCATCTACGTGATCGACGTCGCAGCCGGCGACAAGATCCCGTCCAAGGGCGGACCGGGTATCACGCGTTCTGACCTTCTGGTGATCAACAAGATCGATCTAGCCCCGCATGTCGGGGCGTCGCTTGAGAAGATGGAAACCGACGCCAGGAGAATGCGCGGCGCGCGGCCGTTCGTGATGACCAACCTGAAGAAGAGCGAGGGGCTCGATCGCATCATCGGCTTCATCGAGGCCAAGGGTGGCCTGCGCCCGGCGGCGAAGGCCGGGTAGGGACCGCGCGACGATTCGGACAGGGCACGCGAGGCCCGTCGGCCTGCGGCGCGCGACAGTATGTTAACATTAACGACCGGACCGCCGCACAGCGCACAAAAACTCCTTCAGCGCCGGGAACCAAATCGGCGGCATCGGATTATCAATCTCTGGCCCCGCCAATTCAGCGTTAACGGCGGCCTGTCGTTTACCTCGCTGCCAACCTCTCAGTTGCGTGCTGATGAACGCTCCGTCATATTCGCCGCGGTTGGCCTTCGCGCTATTGCCCTGTGTCTCTGCCCCGGCAGGCTCAAAGATGCTTTCGATACGTCTTCGCCAACACGTCATTTCCGAGTAAGCGAGTGGTTCGGCTGGGCTTCATCATCGGCTTCATCGCGCTGATCGGAGTTCTGCTCTCCGGTTTTGCGGCCTATCGCGTCCACGAACAGGAAATGGCGATCGACGGAATCGCGCTGTCGCGCGCCATCGACGTTCATGCCAGCCTGGTGCAGGACCGCCTGACCGAGCGCGAATTGCTCGCGCGCGTTGCGTCCGGATTGTTTCGCGCGCCGTCGGTAGTGAAAGCCAACATGCTGCAGCCGCTGCGCTCAGCGATTTATGCCTTCAAGACCGATTTCGTGACGGCGTTCTGGATCGCGCGGCTCCAGCCGGTCGATCTGGCGGCGGCGCAGGCGGAGCTGAAGAGCGCAGGCTTCACCAACCCGGTGATCCGTGATTTCGACGACAAGCCGCTCGACATCAAGGCGATCGATCAGCCGCTCGACGTTCTGATGGACCTCGAACCGCGCAGTGCGGATAGGCTGAGCTATCCGGGCCGCGCCTACGACCGTCATTCGGTGATCGGGCCGATGCTGGTGCAGGCGGCGGCCAGCGGCAAGCCGGTGGCATCGAACCCGATTCCGTTGTTGCGGAAGGATGGGCCGATCGGCCTCGTGCTCGCGTCGCCCGTTCTGAAGGAAGGTACCTCCGAGCCCGCCGGATTCATCACGTTTTCCTACGAACTGTCGCCGCTGATGCTGACCAACGACGACCGCGCGCTGTTTTCGGTGGTGCTGAAGGACCCCGATGACGCCAGCGACGAATACGTCGCCAGCGACCAGGGCGCGATTTCGTTGCGAGCGGTCAAGGTCGGCGATCCGCCGCCGTCGGTGGTGCGGACGGTTACGTTCGGCGGTCGCGACTGGTCGCTCGGTTACTATGCCAAGAAAAATGCAGTGCAGCGCGCCCAGCAGACGGCGATCATCGTGGCGGCCATTGGCTTTGCGCTCACCGGCATCGTCTGCGGCCTGTTCGGCTACGTCGCCTACAACAATCTGCGGCTCAGCCGCGAGATTCAGGTCCGGATCGGCTTCGAGCGGCGGCTGACCGCCGTCATCGACGAACTCAACCACCGGGTCAAGAACATCCTCGCCGTGATCCAGTCGATCGTGACGCGCACCTTGCGCCACGGCTCCGACCTGGACGTGGCGCGCGACCTTTTGATCGGCCGCATCCATGCCATGTCGAACGTGGTGACGCTGCTTTCGGAAAGCCAGTGGCAAGGCGTCAAGCTCCGCGGCCTGTTCGAGTCGCGCGCGATCCCGCATGCCGATCGCATTGCGGTCAACGGTCCCGACATCGCCGTCAGCGCGCGCGCCGCTCAATCGCTCTCGCTGTTGTTCTTCGAGCTCGCCTCGCATTCCGATGAGGGGCTGTCGCTGGTCGGCAAGCACCCGCACATCACGGCCAATTGGGAAGTCACGGGCGAAGAGCCCGACCAGACCTTCCATTTCCGCTGGGAGGAGTTCAACACCAGCGCGGCCACCCGGCGCGAAGACAGCGATTTCGGCCTGATCCTGCTCGACCGCGTCGCGCCCGAAGCGCTCGGCGGCACCGCCAAGCGCTATTTCACCGAGGTGAGCTACATCTACGAACTCACCGCGCCAATGGTCACCGTCGTCGACATGACCGAGCGCGACCGCACCGAGCAGATTACCGCGCCTGTGCGCCCGGCGCGTTAGGGAACTCCGTCACGCCGTTCTGCATTGCTCCGCATCGATATCAATGACCGACGGAGCTCAATCATGGGACGTTATCTGCTGCTGTGGATGCTCGGTATTCCCCTGCCGATTCTCGTGCTGATCTACATGTTCGGCGGGCTGAACTGACGCGGCCTGCTTCTGGATTGGGTAGCAGAGGCACCTCATCCACAAAACGACCAACAAAAAAGGCGGCCCGTCGAGGCCGCCTTTTCCGTGTCATTTCGACCACGTCGTCATCCGCCGTTGCCGCCGATCACCGCACGCACGGTCTCGTCGGGCCCGAAATCCTCGGCGCCGTCGACATACAGCAGCGCGGACAATTTCGAGCGCGCGCGGTTGACGCGGCTCTTGATGGTGCCGACCGCGCAGCCGCAGATAGCGGCGGCGTCCTCATAGGAGAAGCCGGAAGCACCGACCAGGATCAACGCTTCGCGCTGGTCCTGCGGCAGTTTCTCGAGGGCGTGGCGAAACTCCTCGAACTCCAGATGCGCGTTCTGCGCCGGCTGGGTCTTGAGGGTTTTCGCATAATTGCCCTCGGCATCCTCCACCTCGCGTCGCCGCTTCCGGTAGTCGGACCGGAACAGGTTGCGCAAAATGGTGAACAGCCATGCCGGCAGGTTCGATCCCGGCTGGAACGAGTCGATATTGGCGATGGCACGCAGCAGCGTTTCCTGCACGAGGTCGTCCGCCCGGTCGCCATTGCCCGAGAGCGAAATCGCAAACGCGCGCAGGCTGGGTACCGACGCCAGAATATCATCGCGAAGAGAGTCTGTGAGAGGCATTAATCTCTCCCGCTGGTTTTTGCCGGATCGTCGATCTGGGCCGCCGCCGCGTCTGGCCCATCGAGCTTCCGGATCAGTTCCGCAAAGCGGTCCGGCACGCCCTGCCGGACCACGTCATCGTACATGGCGCGAAGCTGATGCCCGATCCTGGATTGAATCTCGGCGTTGAGCCCGCCCTGCTTCTTTACTTCCTTCATGGTCTCATCCACGCTTCCCCGAGAGTTAATTCTCTGTGATTTCAAGAGGTTACCTCGAAATTGGGCCTAGGCCACCGCGTTATACGTCGAAGGCTAATGCGAATAGCTGCGGAAGGTTCCGAAATCCGGGAACTTTTTTTGGAACTTTTTGATCCCCCGGGAGTAGTCGGGAGGTGACAGGGGAACCACGGTCCCCCCGCCAGATCTAAAATTGACCTGCGGCGCGGTGCTTTATGGTTACGTCCGCGCGGCTGAGACCCTAAGTAGCACGTACGGGCGAGAATGCAGCCCAAGACAAAGGATGGAATGGGGATGTCCCGATCACAGCTCGTTGCTGAACATTTGCCGCTGTTGCGGCGCTATGCCCGTGCGTTGACCGGAAACCAGGCCTCGGGCGATGCCTATGTCGGGGCCATGCTGGAAGCCCTGCTGCAGGATGGCTCGCTGCTCGATGAGAAGCACGGCCCCCGTGCCGGCCTGTTCAAGCTTTTCACCCAGATCTGGAATTCGGTATCGCTCAACGACAATCCCGAGGTCACGACGCTGGCGTTGCCGCCGGAGCGCAGGCTGTCCAACATCACGCCGCTGCCGCGGCAGGCGTTCCTGCTGCTCTCGCTGGAAGGCTTCTCCGAAGAGGAGGTGGCCTTCATCCTCAACGTCGACATCCCCGAGATGCGCGCACTGACGGACACCGCCGGCCGCGAGATGGCGGCGGAAATCGCCACCGACGTTCTGATCATCGAGGACGAGACGTTTATCGCGATGGACCTCGAGAGCCTCGTAAAGAACCTCGGCCATAACGTGATCGGCGTCGCCCGCACCCATTCCGATGCGGTGGCGCTCGCCAAGAACAAGAAGCCCGGCCTGATCCTCGCCGACATCCAGCTTGCCGACGGGTCGTCGGGACTGGATGCGGTCAATGAGTTGCTGCGCCTCTTCGAGGTGCCGGTGGTGTTCATCACCGCCTATCCCGAGCGCTTCCTGACCGGCGAACGCCCCGAGCCGGCGTTCCTGATCTCAAAGCCGTTCCAGCCGGCGATGGTCTCGGCAGTCGCCAGCCAGGCGCTGTTCTTCCAGCGCAATTCGCGCAACCGTGCGCCGCGGGCGGCCGCGGGCTAGGTAGAGCCCCCGGTCGTAGCCTGGGAGCAGAAAATGATCCGGCGCGCACCGCGCGCCGGATTTTTGTTGAGTTGACTGCTACGGTCTTCCTGAAACGAACGTCTGATGGTGTGGAGCAATAGCCGATGAGTGTCGGGCTGATCGGCCTTCTCGATGATATCGCTGCGATCGCCAAGGTGGCTGCGGCGTCGCTCGATGATGTGGCGAGCCAGGCCGCCAGGGCGGGCGTCAAGGCCGCCGGCGTGGTCATCGACGATACCGCGGTCACGCCCGGCTACGTGATCGGGTTCGAGCCGAAGCGCGAGCTTCCCATCGTGGGCAAGATCGCGGCGGGATCGCTGCGCAACAAGCTGCTGATCCTGCTGCCGGCGGCGCTGCTGCTGAGCTATTTCCTGCCCTGGACGATCACGCCGCTCCTGATGCTGGGCGGTGCCTATCTTTGCTACGAAGGGGTGGAAAAGGTGCTCGAGGCCGTGATGCCGCACAGCGCGAAGCAGCATGAGTCGCAAATCGGCACGGTGGCGTTGAGCGCAAAATCGGTCGAAGATGAGAAGGTCGCCAGCGCGGTCAAGACGGACTTTATTCTCTCCGCCGAAATCATGGCGATCACGCTCGCCGCGCTTCCCGCGGGCAGCCTGTGGAAGCAGGCGCTGGTGCTTGCGGTCGTGGCCGTCGGGATCACGGCTGCCGTGTACGGCGTGGTGGCGCTGATCGTGAAAGCCGACGATGTCGGCCTGGCGCTGGCACGGGGCACCACGCATGCCGGCCGCGCGGTCGGCCGTGGCATCGTCCGCAGCATGCCGGTGCTGCTGAATGTGCTGAGTGTTGTCGGCACCGCAGCCATGATCTGGGTCGGTGGCGGCATCGTCCTGCATGGCCTCGAGATCTACGGCCCGCCGGCGATCCCGCACGCCGTTCACGCGGCGGAAGAGGCGGCGGCCCATGTCTTTCCTCCGGCTGCCGGGCTCCTTGCATGGATCGTCGAGGCCGCGATTTCGGGTGTCGTCGGTCTCGTGGTCGGTGCCGCGACAATTCCCGTTGTCGGCTATGCGCTGGCGCCCGCATGGGCAACCGTGAAGGGCTTTCGCAAAGGGTGAGCCGCGGCATCGCTGCCGCGATCCGGGCGCAGACACGTTCCCGTGTGCAAGCGCTGTGAACCAGGTCACGTTTCGATTTCCTGTCGGGGGGTAGCATCCAGCTGGATTCATCGCCGGCCTTCGAACGGCGACGTACGGGCTTCGACTTCGCGGCCAGGCACCTCCCCCTGGCTCGGGCCACCAGCTTCGAATTCGTGGCTGGTCGGACTTCCGGCGCGCCCAAGGCGCGCCGGATTTTTTTCACGTGAGAGCCATGCGCGCGCCGGGATGGAGCGGCTGATTCTGGCTTGCTAAGAAGCCGCCATGGATGCGGCACGGCGCGACAAGTGGATCGGCTCTCTCTGTCTTGGCGTCACCGCGTTCGGATGGGCGCTGAACTGGCCGTTGATGAAGATCCTGCTTCAGCAATGGCCGCCGCTGTTTTCCCGCGGACTTGCCGGTGTGGCGAGCGCGCTGATCCTGTTTTCGATCGCCAAGGCGCGAGGGCAGGCCCTTGACGTCCCGCGCGAGGCCATCCCGCGCCTCTTGTTCGCGTCCTTCACCAACGTCTTTGCCTGGATGGGATTTGGCACGGTGGCGATGAAATTCGTCCCCGTCAGCGAAGGCGCGCTGATCGTCTACACCATGCCGATCTGGGCGACGCTGCTGGCCTGGCCGCTGGCCGGCATCCGGCCAAAGCCCGTGGATATCGCAGCGCTCGTGCTTGGCATGGGCGGTGTCACCGTGCTCCTGGGCGGTGGCGGATTTTCGTTCGACATCGGCCGGATCGCCGGGATCATCCTGTTGTTCGCCGCCGCCATCCTGTTTGCGATTGGCAACATCCTGAACCGCGTACCGCTTCCGATGCCGCCGCTGGTGGTGGTCGCCTGGCAGGTCGGGCTCGGTTGCCTCGTGATGCTGATCCTCGGCGCCGCGTTCGAGCAGCCCGACTATGGCGCGCTCACCGCGCAGGGCTTCGCCTGCTTGGTCTACATGACGGTGGTGCCGATGGGCATCTGCTATCTCACCTGGTTCGAGACGCTGCGCCGCCTGCCGCCGTCGTCGGCCTCGACCGGCATGCTGCTGGTCCCGCTGATTGGCGTGATCTCGGCGGCGCTGATTTTGGGTGAGCCGCTCGGCCTGCGCGAAATCGTAGCGATGGTGCTGGTGCTCGGCGGCGTGACGCTGGCATTGCAGAAGGCGTAAGCCTCAACAGCCCCGGCAGATGCTGTTCACCTTTGCCCGCAGCCTCGCCTGTTCCTCGTCCCATGCGCCAGACTCCTGTCCCGATAAGGCCGGCCGGGAGCGGAAGATAATCGGAACCGTGAAAGTTATGCGATCTTCCGTTAGACGATCTGACGGAGGCATAGGAAATGGCTTGGCGCGTTCGAGGATGGCCAGGCTCTCTTCATCGAGCGTGCGATTGCCTGTGCTCTCCTCCAACCAGTGCGAAACGAGATCACCCTGCCGGTCGAGCACGAACCCGACTTTGGCCGTGCCTGTCTCACCCATCGCCTGCCGCGGAAAGCGTCTGTGGCTCTGAAGATGAGAAAAGAATTGCTTTTGCCACTCTTTGATCTGATCAGTCTCTGCATGCACAGATAGCGAGACGGCAATGAGCAGAGCAGCCAAACCAATCCGGCGCAACATCGGCAAAACCTGCAATTCCAGATTTCCGGATCATATTCGCGTTTAGGTTGATTGCAAGGTTGTTGAACTGCGCTCCCCGCCCGCATAGGCTTGCGGCAGAAACAATAAAAGATACCGGAAACGCCTTCATCTCATGCAGTCCGCCGAGCGGCCTTTCCCCTACCGCCGGGGCCTGATCATCGTTGCGACCATGGCTACCGCCTACGTCGCCAGCCATTTTTTCCGCGCCTCCAACGTCACCATCGGCCTCGATCTGATGCGCGATCTCGGAATCGGACCGGAAGCGCTGGGCGCGCTCACCGGCGCGTTCTTCTTCGGCTTTGCCGCGATGCAGATCCCCTGCGGCTTCTTCTTCGATCGCTTCGGGCCGCGCTACACCGTCGTCGGCATGCTGATGCTCGCCGCCATCGGCGGCGCGATGTTCACTCTGGCGCCGAGCTGGCCGGTGCTCTTGACCGGGCGGGTGCTGATGGGCGCCGGCTGCGGCGTGATGCTGATCGGCAGCATGGTGCTGATCTCGCGCTGGTTTCCGCCGGATCGTTTTTCCACGCTCACCGCCGTCGTGCTGTCGATCGGCCTGCTCGGCAACCTCGCCGCCACCACGCCGCTCGCCTGGGCCGCGCAGGACGTCGGCTGGCGGCCGGCGTTCGGCGCCGTCGTCGTCTTCATCGCGCTGGCGACGATCGCGATCTGGCTGGTGGTGCGCGATGCGCCGCCCGGCCATCCCTTTCTGTCCCGCAAGGTCGAGCCGTCGGGCGAGATGCTGAAAGGCATGCTCGAGGTGCTGCGCAACCCGCGCCTGAAGCCAATCATCGCGATGAATTTCTGCAACTACGCCTGCACCTTCACCGTGCAGGGCCTGTGGGGCGGC
It contains:
- the ureG gene encoding urease accessory protein UreG; the encoded protein is MSNSHGPLRIGVGGPVGSGKTALMDLLCKSMRERYDIAAITNDIYTKWDAEFLVRSGSLTPDRIAGVETGGCPHTAIREDASMNLAAVADMRAKFPDLDLVLIESGGDNLAATFSPELADLTIYVIDVAAGDKIPSKGGPGITRSDLLVINKIDLAPHVGASLEKMETDARRMRGARPFVMTNLKKSEGLDRIIGFIEAKGGLRPAAKAG
- a CDS encoding response regulator, yielding MSRSQLVAEHLPLLRRYARALTGNQASGDAYVGAMLEALLQDGSLLDEKHGPRAGLFKLFTQIWNSVSLNDNPEVTTLALPPERRLSNITPLPRQAFLLLSLEGFSEEEVAFILNVDIPEMRALTDTAGREMAAEIATDVLIIEDETFIAMDLESLVKNLGHNVIGVARTHSDAVALAKNKKPGLILADIQLADGSSGLDAVNELLRLFEVPVVFITAYPERFLTGERPEPAFLISKPFQPAMVSAVASQALFFQRNSRNRAPRAAAG
- a CDS encoding urease accessory protein UreF, with amino-acid sequence MLMTTSEPAPPDVGGGMNADEAAALYRLMTWLSPSFPVGAFSYSSGIEWAVEAGDISDAASLRGWLAAMLGEGSGFCDAVFLAQAHRVGSIGDDVALREIAELAAAFVPSRERQLETTTQGRAFIEIARSAWTCDGLDELVAACDGPIVYPIAVGLVSAAHGLPVAPALHAFLHAVVSNWISAGARLVPLGQTDSQRILAALETDVATTAKRALAASLDDLGSVTFRADLASLRHETQYTRLFRS
- a CDS encoding putative quinol monooxygenase translates to MIYVIATTPMKPENKDDFIKGHKACIAETLKEKGCLSYEGHVSVNDPNLYVVVERWETRDDLNAHGKAPHMKVWREYSSQMKTAPTVIEIISDGKVEKF
- a CDS encoding CHASE domain-containing protein, with amino-acid sequence MVRLGFIIGFIALIGVLLSGFAAYRVHEQEMAIDGIALSRAIDVHASLVQDRLTERELLARVASGLFRAPSVVKANMLQPLRSAIYAFKTDFVTAFWIARLQPVDLAAAQAELKSAGFTNPVIRDFDDKPLDIKAIDQPLDVLMDLEPRSADRLSYPGRAYDRHSVIGPMLVQAAASGKPVASNPIPLLRKDGPIGLVLASPVLKEGTSEPAGFITFSYELSPLMLTNDDRALFSVVLKDPDDASDEYVASDQGAISLRAVKVGDPPPSVVRTVTFGGRDWSLGYYAKKNAVQRAQQTAIIVAAIGFALTGIVCGLFGYVAYNNLRLSREIQVRIGFERRLTAVIDELNHRVKNILAVIQSIVTRTLRHGSDLDVARDLLIGRIHAMSNVVTLLSESQWQGVKLRGLFESRAIPHADRIAVNGPDIAVSARAAQSLSLLFFELASHSDEGLSLVGKHPHITANWEVTGEEPDQTFHFRWEEFNTSAATRREDSDFGLILLDRVAPEALGGTAKRYFTEVSYIYELTAPMVTVVDMTERDRTEQITAPVRPAR
- a CDS encoding MFS transporter is translated as MQSAERPFPYRRGLIIVATMATAYVASHFFRASNVTIGLDLMRDLGIGPEALGALTGAFFFGFAAMQIPCGFFFDRFGPRYTVVGMLMLAAIGGAMFTLAPSWPVLLTGRVLMGAGCGVMLIGSMVLISRWFPPDRFSTLTAVVLSIGLLGNLAATTPLAWAAQDVGWRPAFGAVVVFIALATIAIWLVVRDAPPGHPFLSRKVEPSGEMLKGMLEVLRNPRLKPIIAMNFCNYACTFTVQGLWGGAFLREVHGFSPIAAGNVLLCAVIAYQAGMLAFGPLDRRLDTRKGIAIGGTLVIVGLLAILALFSHPPVWLPVAVIIAMGFFSASSTMVMTHGRGIFPDRLIGRGISTMNTAVMLGVACMQTLSGIIIGAFEPLASGARTEDAYRALFGTLTLVLIVAVAIYSRSEDVKPSEEMRARAL
- a CDS encoding putative quinol monooxygenase, with protein sequence MIYVVATLTIKPETRADFIAAATACIAETRKEPGNIAYDLHESVTDPAKMVFVEQWENAEALGPHRGAEHMKTFGRVAVKCMSAPPKIEIITPEKVDVR
- a CDS encoding DMT family transporter; protein product: MDAARRDKWIGSLCLGVTAFGWALNWPLMKILLQQWPPLFSRGLAGVASALILFSIAKARGQALDVPREAIPRLLFASFTNVFAWMGFGTVAMKFVPVSEGALIVYTMPIWATLLAWPLAGIRPKPVDIAALVLGMGGVTVLLGGGGFSFDIGRIAGIILLFAAAILFAIGNILNRVPLPMPPLVVVAWQVGLGCLVMLILGAAFEQPDYGALTAQGFACLVYMTVVPMGICYLTWFETLRRLPPSSASTGMLLVPLIGVISAALILGEPLGLREIVAMVLVLGGVTLALQKA
- a CDS encoding urease accessory protein UreE, translated to MIRATTVLGQHRWTQSAADTVVLDFDDRHRRRMAMTGTRGLEFLLDLENAVALRGGDALVLEDGRLIEVVAAAEPLLEIRGADPLHLVRVAWHLGNRHLPTQIMPKGLRIRRDHVIEAMVKGLGARIIEIEAPFDPEGGAYAQPAHDHAAHDHGHHHHDDHHHGDDHHHHHDEHCDHDHHHHDHSHAHDHK
- a CDS encoding NepR family anti-sigma factor, giving the protein MKEVKKQGGLNAEIQSRIGHQLRAMYDDVVRQGVPDRFAELIRKLDGPDAAAAQIDDPAKTSGRD
- a CDS encoding energy transducer TonB family protein, whose protein sequence is MQVLPMLRRIGLAALLIAVSLSVHAETDQIKEWQKQFFSHLQSHRRFPRQAMGETGTAKVGFVLDRQGDLVSHWLEESTGNRTLDEESLAILERAKPFPMPPSDRLTEDRITFTVPIIFRSRPALSGQESGAWDEEQARLRAKVNSICRGC
- a CDS encoding sigma-70 family RNA polymerase sigma factor, whose protein sequence is MPLTDSLRDDILASVPSLRAFAISLSGNGDRADDLVQETLLRAIANIDSFQPGSNLPAWLFTILRNLFRSDYRKRRREVEDAEGNYAKTLKTQPAQNAHLEFEEFRHALEKLPQDQREALILVGASGFSYEDAAAICGCAVGTIKSRVNRARSKLSALLYVDGAEDFGPDETVRAVIGGNGG
- a CDS encoding DUF808 domain-containing protein, which codes for MSVGLIGLLDDIAAIAKVAAASLDDVASQAARAGVKAAGVVIDDTAVTPGYVIGFEPKRELPIVGKIAAGSLRNKLLILLPAALLLSYFLPWTITPLLMLGGAYLCYEGVEKVLEAVMPHSAKQHESQIGTVALSAKSVEDEKVASAVKTDFILSAEIMAITLAALPAGSLWKQALVLAVVAVGITAAVYGVVALIVKADDVGLALARGTTHAGRAVGRGIVRSMPVLLNVLSVVGTAAMIWVGGGIVLHGLEIYGPPAIPHAVHAAEEAAAHVFPPAAGLLAWIVEAAISGVVGLVVGAATIPVVGYALAPAWATVKGFRKG